A genomic segment from Mus caroli chromosome 17, CAROLI_EIJ_v1.1, whole genome shotgun sequence encodes:
- the C17H6orf132 gene encoding uncharacterized protein C6orf132 homolog, translating to MKKNQTMQGTFSKLFGKKHAHPSTTSLYATNPPWIFTHEAQEEGTRDFDGIYYGDNRFNTVSESGTATLKARPRVRPLLTFIPLNAQENHGLAVPTPSVPEDFADKEVGGTSTLVNGNLRLYSSVGDLRPACYDLDSSIPPPPPGPAPGPPQDISQPPGESPPPPPPSVPPPPPPPLLVEPPPPPSTAPPPPPPLDILSPPSTPTPPDFIPPAPPSAFLSPPPPSLPAPGPPAPVSLHTTGTHLFPPGAITKWKSEVALNGRHPEDSRTSPPKSPAELKRSPLGPSPEPHLTFPRSPKVPPPTPVRTSSIPVQEAPCASPEEEEATQKTSAPSPLPPSFNVRPASQVYPDRALEPEQPREPRPETPGSPRLRQSEPQTNGQAGAPPPAPPPAPPLPPPAPPLPPPAPSLPPAAPPLPSTELAAPPSSGFMKTSKSNSPALKPKPKPPSVEDTASSEPVDWRDPRQMEKLRSELSAYLCGTRKEDRSLSHRPVPTVALKDKENNKGTSLSEEAAPTSLPEKVHPCIPEKSPSSSSLPEREATSSLVLPPVDYIPQDTPAPSVRQIRNELEARFASSAEKEAKPSLASLPPKPRLEGGRTFENGTDNGRFHKPATKNPPQPSTTPLPTTVLQSKVVPGPATSPKVTPGPATPFKPTPGQAILPKATPGLTLPLKPTPEQTTSPKNTPGQATPPKDTPGQAITPKDTPGQDTPPKDTSEQATVLKNAPELSTPSSQLMAEKDLASVRQREKPESQENPVATQLSTNGTLSPPALPPKMSTGGEEAPFLYRPHRSQNSHSRGVAVVTPTRARGEATDSGDVVDEKELQNHPAKSLTSGQPADQLLRHPVTGEVVEQGSPMALLLAARQRAQKTRTGGTAIGRSSLPGSLRDHSNQPEASSDSIFYRGSRPNSFIVVPKVPSETEDSHLTSARPTGPSHWKPQQGPDTQGSEPTYRHGWTKAETPAPVARERPAPSNLPQGRALPKSFSSPPSPSYKREEEEEEFSFDIIPPPPEFSNDPEPPAPGQQHQGRRGSPPRNNFSDLGQSWGPNPTPGFSRFRGTQYPESGGLDRFSGSGRSLIKKRLYVGESHRNPGMPRGSTGRSLSSPNCFGPQPGGPEMRRVNSAGRAAPGGLHARRLSLEGARGATEVKFKAPGGGGGSSSKAGDYGFVPAKGSRSPHGNTHYGSPINTFTVRPGTRHPISYAYPGTHRKATS from the exons ATGAAAAAGAACCAGACCATGCAGGGCACTTTCAGCAAACTCTTTGGGAAGAAGCACGCCCACCCCTCCACCACGTCCCTCTACGCCACCAATCCACCCTGGATTTTCACCCACGAGGCCCAAGAGGAGGGAACCAGGGACTTTG ATGGGATCTATTATGGAGACAATCGGTTCAACACTGTGAGCGAATCGGGAACAGCCACGCTGAAAGCCCGGCCCCGAGTCCGGCCCCTGCTGACTTTCATTCCTCTG AACGCCCAGGAGAACCATGGGCTGGCTGTGCCCACCCCGTCTGTCCCAGAAGATTTTGCAGACAAAGAAGTGGGAG GTACCAGCACACTAGTGAATGGCAACCTCCGACTGTACAGCTCTGTGGGAGACCTGAGGCCGGCATGCTACGATCTGGACTCATCcattcccccacctcccccaggcCCAGCCCCGGGGCCACCGCAGGACATTTCACAGCCTCCAGGGGAGTCCCCTCCACCACcccctccttctgttcctcctcctcctccccctcccctgctggtggaacccccacccccacccagcacagccccccctccacccccaccattaGACATCTTATCCCCACCATCCACACCCACCCCTCCTGACTTCATCCCCCCTGCCCCACCGTCAGCTTTTCTAAGCCCCCCTCCACCCTCTTTGCCAGCCCCAGGACCCCCAGCTCCAGTCTCTCTGCACACAACTGGAACTCATCTCTTCCCACCTGGGGCTATTACCAAGTGGAAATCAGAAGTAGCGCTCAATGGCAGGCACCCAGAGGACTCCAGAACCAGTCCCCCCAAAAGCCCTGCTGAACTAAAGAGGAGCCCCCTAGGGCCTAGCCCAGAGCCCCACCTCACCTTCCCCAGGTCACCGAAGgtgcctcccccaaccccagtcaGGACCTCATCTATCCCCGTTCAGGAAGCACCCTGCGCTTctccagaggaggaggaagccacccAGAAGACCTCCGCCCCCAGCCCGCTGCCTCCCAGCTTCAACGTCCGCCCTGCATCTCAGGTTTACCCAGACAGGGCCCTGGAGCCAGAGCAGCCCAGAGAGCCCAGGCCTGAGACACCAGGCAGCCCAAGGCTCAGGCAGTCTGAACCCCAGACAAATGGACAAGCTggagccccgcccccagccccgcccccagcccctcccttgcCTCCACCGgctcccccactccctccaccagcaccctccctgcccccagctgctcctcctctgccctctacTGAGCTGGCAGCCCCTCCATCTTCTGGATTTATGAAGACCTCCAAATCCAACTCACCTGCTCTCAAACCCAAGCCCAAACCCCCCAGTGTGGAGGACACAGCCTCGTCAGAACCCGTTGACTGGAGAGACCCCCGGCAGATGGAGAAGCTTCGAAGTGAGCTGTCAGCCTATCTCTGTGGGACCAGGAAAGAGGATCGGTCACTCAGCCACCGGCCAGTCCCAACTGTGGCCTTGAAGGACAAGGAGAACAATAAGGGCACCAGCCTGTCAGAGGAGGCAGCTCCTACCAGCCTGCCTGAGAAGGTACACCCCTGCATTCCTGAGAAGAGCCCCTCCAGCAGCAGCCTGCCAGAGAGAGAAGCCACCAGCAGCCTGGTCCTACCCCCTGTGGATTACATCCCCCAGGATACTCCAGCCCCCAGTGTCAGGCAGATCCGGAATGAGCTAGAGGCTCGGTTTGCCTCCTCAGCTGAGAAAGAAGCCAAGCCCAGCTTAGCATCTCTGCCCCCCAAGCCCAGGCTGGAAGGGGGAAGAACCTTTGAAAATGGGACTGATAATGGCAGATTCCATAAGCCTGCCACCAAGAATCCACCCCAGCCATCTACCACCCCTCTGCCCACCACAGTACTCCAGTCCAAAGTTGTACCTGGTCCAGCAACATCACCCAAGGTCACACCTGGGCCAGCCACACCGTTCAAGCCTACACCAGGGCAGGCCATACTACCTAAGGCCACACCTGGCCTAACCTTACCACTCAAGCCTACACCTGAGCAGACCACATCGCCCAAGAACACTCCTGGGCAGGCCACACCACCCAAGGACACACCTGGGCAGGCCATAACACCCAAGGACACACCTGGGCAGGACACACCACCCAAGGACACATCCGAGCAAGCAACGGTACTCAAGAATGCACCTGAGCTGTCCACCCCATCATCTCAACTGATGGCAGAGAAGGACCTTGCCTctgtgaggcagagagaaaagccaGAATCTCAAGAAAACCCAGTGGCTACCCAACTGTCCACAAATGGCACCCTCTCTCCTCCAGCTCTCCCACCAAAGATGTCTACCGGTGGAGAAGAGGCACCATTTCTCTACAGACCCCATCGCAGCCAGAATAGCCACAGCCGAGGGGTTGCTGTAGTGACTCCCACTCGGGCCAGAGGGGAGGCTACAGACTCAGGGGATGTAGTGGATGAAAAGGAGCTACAAAACCATCCGGCCAAATCTCTCACATCAGGCCAGCCAGCTGATCAACTCCTCAGACACCCGGTGACTGGGGAAGTGGTGGAGCAGGGCTCCCCAATGGCCCTGCTCCTTGCAGCCAGACAGAGGGCACAGAAGACTAGGACTGGAGGGACTGCGATTGGACGGTCCTCTTTGCCAGGGAGTCTCCGTGACCATAGCAACCAACCAGAGGCCAGCTCTGATAGCATCTTTTACAGAGGTAGCCGGCCCAATTCCTTCATTGTGGTCCCTAAGGTGCCCAGTGAGACAGAGGACTCCCATCTGACCTCAGCACGGCCCACGGGGCCCAGTCATTGGAAGCCCCAGCAGGGACCAGACACACAAGGCTCAGAGCCTACCTACAGGCATGGGTGGACCAAGGCTGAAACCCCAGCCCCTGTGGCCCGGGAAAGACCAGCTCCCTCAAACTTACCCCAGGGCCGCGCCCTTCCCAAGTCTTTCTCTTCCCCGCCCTCTCCTTCCtacaagagggaagaagaggaggaggagttcaGCTTTGATATCATTCCTCCGCCGCCAGAGTTCAGCAACGATCCTGAGCCTCCGGCCCCTGGGCAGCAGCATCAGGGTCGTCGCGGGTCCCCACCCAGGAACAACTTCTCTGACTTGGGGCAGTCCTGGGGCCCCAATCCGACTCCTGGCTTCTCGCGCTTCCGGGGGACTCAATACCCGGAGTCCGGGGGCCTAGATCGCTTCTCAGGCAGCGGACGATCGCTCATCAAGAAACGCCTGTATGTCGGGGAGTCCCATCGCAACCCCGGGATGCCCCGTGGCTCTACTGGCCGCAGCCTGAGCTCCCCTAACTGCTTCGGACCTCAGCCAGGAGGACCTGAGATGCGACGGGTCAACTCTGCGGGCCGCGCAGCCCCCGGAGGTCTGCACGCAAGGAGGCTGTCGCTGGAGGGCGCCCGAGGTGCCACCGAGGTCAAGTTCAAGGCGCCCGGTGGTGGCGGTGGTAGTAGCAGCAAAGCTGGGGACTATGGCTTTGTCCCTGCCAAAGGCAGCAG